A region from the Musa acuminata AAA Group cultivar baxijiao chromosome BXJ1-10, Cavendish_Baxijiao_AAA, whole genome shotgun sequence genome encodes:
- the LOC135595536 gene encoding uncharacterized protein LOC135595536 isoform X1 — protein sequence MMESNTQVGDDKDTGWFEVKKKHRTSRKLTIQKATGGSLNNTFSPHYYSSTDDETGNSDSRLQFLPSKLALDCSLKVVAAVDVTPSSKTDHDKVCIDELVVQESESLEVRATDFKVGVTTVEKVSTHETFNNVAKIKWGDLEDVALKLHDSSEYRSAPVKAAGGDSASSNLQELGNSEMESILHLSTHDPLQEGRVMESSAHVEQLPAQILASDIHREPIELTWKEVKEFPSEEIEVGIVNQTDAIHSLNINLDDVVKSTCKTGGDMVSSDMMIGNSPASPVQGVVQTTHREPHLQSKDGVFDTSKLSDTNINASMILDLGNGVTHLKSGVEASVHVPTTTVIESHNELSDGLTVGTGLADGEPGESKERFRQRLWCFLFENLNRAVDELYLLCELECDMEQMDEAILVLEEATSDFRELKCRVGHFENTKASSQSSRDGNPIIVKADHRRPHALSWEVRRMTTSPHRAEILSSSLEAFKKIQLERAAKDTTKDAKNLGAISSSHEVASSLSGVDEVSNARYLHVKKEKQTIVLNNNGMNMDSNKQNTDTNRPGKRHFVQNGRLSPHSLPASASGKCKREPLGPVTEIQKQALKKDKELAENRMEKHIKAVDIVKKQSSYLDKEKDKQKFKTAHWKVMDAWKEKRNWEDILKSPIHSSSRVSYSPGMGRKVVDRARVLHDKLMSPDKKKKSAMDLRREAEEKHARAMRIRNQLESERVQKLQRTSEKLNRVSEWQAVRSSKMREVMFARHQRSEYLHEAYLAKVVKKAGDESSKVNEVRFITSLNEQNKKLMLHQKLHDSEMRRAEKLQVIRTKQKEDIAREEAVLERRKLLEAEKLQRLAETQRKKEEAQVRREEERKASSAAREAKAVEQLRRKEIRARARQEEAELLAQKLAERLRESEQRRKYYLEQIREKASMDFRDQSSPLHRRFNKEGQSRSLGTSTEDNPVSANSESAEKLVNVTHQHSLKRRIKKVRQRLMALKHDFVEPPIGSENGGIGNRASLVAARAKIGKWVQDLQKLRQARKEGAASIGLVIVDMIKFIEGKDVELHASRQSGLLDFISSALPASHTSKPEACQVTVHLLRLLRVLLSLPANRSYFLAQNLLPPIIPMLSASLENYIKAAASSSSGSTNLSSSKTSNENLESVAEIMDGFLWTITMIVGHIQSDDRQLHMQDGLVELIVAYQVIHRLRDLFALYDRPQIEGSPFPSSILLSLTLLSVITSRPGTFSAIDWESCVSKASAICEVQRLKDSENVATGESSSSINNSGDSTSHPTLHQCTEPHMSRFVHLSEEQNILSSGKTLADAPEIIDMESGRETSDTSCRPEIVQSVWQIQEKASSGESHNPVVEEHAKSLPVKKDEKNSSCSVERKGADEHTTRNNSGNRKAVSLKQPLAFLISAISDTGLVSLPSLLTAVLLQANNKLSSEQGSYVLPSNFEEVATGVLKVLNNLASLDIATLQSMLARSDLKVEFFHLMSFLLTHCTNKWKAAYDQVGLLLLESLLLLGYFSLFHSGNQAVLRWGKSPTILQKVCDLPFVFFSDADLTPILAGTLVAGCYGCEQNRGIVLQELSTDMLLSLLKSCKQALLSVQPDSVQSNISVSDATDSNQMVSDARKPQSEIHARSIRKNTRASLGKGLSSSTTKINKTKIQRDCRGTRTFDEWVFKHNLSSTEASSCFMLHWRFPISFLDKAEEFFLAEALSQQV from the exons ATGATGGAAAGCAATACACAAGTAGGTGATGACAAGGATACTGGATGGTTCGAGGTGAAGAAG AAACATAGAACTAGCAGAAAGCTTACGATCCAGAAAGCTACTGGAGGATCTTTAAACAACACCTTCTCTCCTCACTATTATTCATCCACCGATGATGAGACTGGGAACTCTGACAGCAGACTACAATTCTTACCATCTAAATTGGCACTTGATTGTTCTTTAAAGGTTGTTGCTGCTGTTGACGTTACCCCTTCATCAAAAACAGACCATGATAAGGTCTGCATTGATGAACTGGTTGTCCAGGAGAGCGAAAGTCTTGAGGTCAGAGCAACAGATTTCAAAGTTGGGGTTACAACAGTCGAGAAAGTGTCCACACATGAAACATTCAACAATGTTGCAAAAATTAAGTGGGGTGATCTTGAAGATGTTGCTTTAAAGTTGCATGACTCTTCTGAATATAGAAGTGCTCCTGTGAAGGCTGCAGGTGGTGATTCTGCCTCTAGTAACTTACAGGAACTTGGAAATTCTGAAATGGAATCAATATTACATCTATCAACCCACGATCCTCTTCAAGAGGGAAGGGTTATGGAGTCCTCTGCACATGTAGAACAACTTCCTGCACAAATTTTAGCTTCAGATATACACAGAGAACCTATTGAATTGACTTGGAAAGAGGTCAAAGAGTTTCCTTCTGAAGAGATAGAGGTGGGGATCGTCAATCAGACTGATGCTATTCATAGTTTGAACATAAACCTTGATGATGTTGTcaaatcaacatgtaaaactggagGTGACATGGTTTCGAGTGATATGATGATTGGAAACTCTCCTGCATCACCTGTTCAAGGAGTTGTCCAAACGACACATCGGGAACCTCACCTTCAGTCCAAGGATGGGGTCTTTGACACATCCAAATTATCAGATACTAACATCAATGCATCCATGATACTTGATCTGGGAAATGGTGTTACACACCTGAAGAGTGGTGTTGAAGCTTCGGTGCATGTTCCAACTACAACTGTCATTGAAAGTCATAATGAGCTTAGTGATGGCTTAACAGTCGGGACGGGTCTTGCTGATGGTGAACCTGGGGAGAGCAAAGAAAGGTTTAGGCAAAGGCTTTGGTGCTTTCTCTTTGAAAACCTGAATAGAGCAGTTGATGAACTTTACCTTCTCTGTGAATTGGAGTGTGATATGGAACAGATGGATGAAGCTATTCTTGTTCTTGAAGAAGCCACATCTGATTTTAGAGAACTGAAATGTAGAGTCGGGCATTTTGAGAACACTAAAGCCTCCTCACAATCATCGAGAGATGGAAATCCAATTATTGTAAAGGCTGATCATCGCCGGCCACATGCATTATCTTGGGAG GTTCGCCGCATGACAACTTCACCTCACAGGGCAGAGATATTATCTTCTTCACTGGAAGCTTTTAAGAAGATTCAACTGGAAAGAGCTGCTAAAGATACAACTAAAGATGCAAAAAACTTGGGTGCTATCAGCTCAAGTCATGAAGTTGCTAGCAGCTTATCTGGAGTAGATGAAGTATCCAATGCTAGATATCTGCatgtaaaaaaagaaaagcagACCATCGTCTTAAATAATAATGGGATGAATATGGATTCAAATAAGCAGAATACAGACACAAATAGGCCAGGCAAAAGACATTTTGTACAAAATGGGCGCTTGTCTCCACATAGCTTGCCTGCTTCTGCATCTGGCAAGTGTAAGAGAGAACCTTTGGGACCTGTTACTGAAATTCAAAAGCAGGCACTTAAGAAGGATAAAGAACTAGCTGAAAATAGGATGGAGAAACATATAAAGGCTGTAGATATTGTTAAAAAGCAGAGTTCTTATCTTGACAAAGAGAAAGACAAGCAGAAATTCAAAACAGCTCATTGGAAGGTGATGGATGCTTGGAAAGAAAAGCGAAACTGGGAGGATATTCTCAAATCTCCAATTCACAGTTCTTCCAGAGTCTCATATTCACCAGGTATGGGCAGAAAAGTTGTGGATCGTGCTCGAGTGTTGCATGATAAACTAATGTCTcccgataaaaagaaaaagagtgcCATGGATttaagaagagaagcagaagaaaagCATGCAAGAGCAATGAGGATTAGGAATCAACTAGAAAGCGAACGAGTGCAGAAGCTGCAGCGCACTTCAGAGAAGTTAAACCGTGTCAGTGAGTGGCAAGCTGTTCGTAGCTCTAAAATGAGAGAAGTTATGTTTGCACGCCATCAGCGTAGTGAATATCTCCATGAGGCATACCTGGCTAAGGTTGTAAAGAAAGCTGGTGATGAAAGCAGCAAGGTTAATGAGGTTCGCTTTATTACTTCATTAAATGAACAGAATAAAAAGCTGATGCTGCACCAGAAGCTTCATGACTCAGAAATGAGGAGAGCTGAAAAATTACAGGTAATCAGAACAAAACAAAAGGAGGACATAGCGAGAGAAGAAGCTGTGCTGGAACGTCGGAAGCTCCTTGAAGCTGAAAAGTTGCAGCGGCTTGCTGAGACACAGCGGAAGAAGGAAGAAGCTCAAGTTAGAAGAGAAGAGGAACGCAAGGCATCAAGTGCAGCAAGGGAGGCCAAGGCTGTGGAACAACTTCGGAGAAAGGAAATCAGAGCGAGAGCTCGACAAGAAGAGGCAGAACTCCTAGCTCAGAAGCTGGCTGAAAGACTCCGTGAAAGTGAACAGCGTCGAAAATATTACCTGGAGCAAATACGAGAGAAAGCTTCAATGGATTTTCGGGACCAGTCTTCCCCTCTACATCGCCGTTTTAACAAAGAAGGTCAAAGTAGATCACTCGGAACCAGTACTGAAGACAATCCAGTGTCAGCCAATTCAGAATCTGCTGAAAAGTTAGTCAATGTCACTCACCAGCATTCTTTGAAACGAAGAATTAAGAAAGTACGCCAGAGACTTATGGCGCTTAAGCATGACTTTGTTGAGCCTCCTATTGGCAGTGAAAATGGAGGAATAGGGAATAGAGCTTCCTTGGTTGCTGCTAGAGCAAAAATTGGAAAGTGGGTTCAGGACCTTCAAAAGCTTCGCCAGGCCCGAAAGGAAGGGGCTGCAAGCATAGGATTAGTTATTGTTGACATGATAAAG tTTATTGAGGGAAAGGATGTGGAGCTACATGCATCCCGTCAGTCTGGTTTGCTTGACTTCATATCCTCTGCCTTACCGGCTTCCCATACTTCGAAGCCAGAAGCATGTCAAGTGACAGTACACCTTTTACGACTACTGCGAGTATTACTGTCACTTCCAGCAAATCGGAGTTATTTTCTTGCACAAAATCTTTTGCCTCCCATAATCCCTATGCTGTCTGCATCACTTGAGAATTATATCAAGGCTGCAGCATCTTCCAGTTCTGGAAGCACAAACCTTTCATCAAGCAAAACATCCAATGAGAATTTGGAATCAGTTGCCGAAATCATGGATGGCTTCTTATGGACTATAACCATGATTGTGGGCCATATACAATCTGATGATCGCCAACTCCATATGCAGGATGGTTTGGTGGAGCTGATAGTAGCTTATCAAGTTATTCATCGTCTTCGTGATCTGTTTGCCCTCTATGATAGGCCGCAGATAGAAGGATCTCCATTTCCAtcatcaattctcttaagtttgacCCTTTTGTCAGTCATAACATCAAGACCTGGTACATTTTCTGCCATTGATTGGGAATCTTGTGTATCTAAAGCATCAGCAATTTGTGAAGTTCAAAGGTTAAAAGATTCTGAAAATGTGGCTACAGGAGAGTCCTCTAGCTCCATTAATAATTCTGGAGATAGCACATCACATCCAACTTTGCACCAGTGTACTGAACCACATATGAGCAGATTTGTTCACTTATCTGAGGAACAGAATATACTTTCAAGCGGAAAAACTCTAGCAGATGCACCAGAAATTATAGATATGGAATCTGGAAGAGAGACCTCTGATACTTCATGTCGTCCAGAAATTGTTCAATCTGTGTGGCAGATACAAGAGAAAGCTTCATCAGGTGAATCCCATAACCCTGTAGTAGAAGAGCATGCAAAATCATTGCCAGTGAAGAAGGATGAAAAGAACTCCAGTTGTTCTGTGGAGAGAAAAGGAGCTGATGAGCACACCACTCGTAATAATTCTGGTAACAGGAAGGCGGTCAGCTTGAAGCAGCCCCTAGCATTTCTTATCTCTGCTATTTCTGATACTGGCCTTGTTAGTCTTCCATCACTCTTAACAGCTGTGCTACTTCAGGCGAACAACAAATTGTCATCCGAGCAG GGATCGTATGTCCTTCCATCGAATTTTGAAGAAGTAGCTACTGGTGTATTGAAAGTTTTGAATAATTTGGCAAGCTTGGATATTGCTACTCTGCAAAGTATGCtg GCTAGATCAGATCTAAAAGTCGAATTTTTTCACTTGATGAGTTTTCTTCTGACCCATTGCACGAACAAGTGGAAAGCAGCTTATGATCAG GTCGGTCTACTTCTCCTGGAGTCGTTGTTGCTTCTtggttatttttctttatttcattctGGGAATCAAGCAGTTCTCAGATGGGGAAAGAGTCCAACCATACTGCAGAAG GTCTGCGATCTACCCTTCGTTTTCTTCAGTGACGCAGATTTGACTCCTATTTTGGCCGGCACACTCGTGGCTGGTTGTTATGGATGTGAACAGAACAGAGGTATTGTTCTGCAAGAACTTAGCACCGACATGTTGCTTTCTTTGCTCAAGTCCTGCAAGCAGGCATTGCTGTCAGTCCAACCTGATTCAGTGCAGTCAAATATTTCCGTAAGTGATGCAACTGATAGTAATCAGATGGTTTCAGATGCTAGAAAGCCCCAGAGTGAGATTCATGCAAGATCCATCCGTAAAAACACTCGAGCTTCATTGGGAAAAGGTCTTTCAAGCAGCACCACCAAAATTAACAAAACAAAAATCCAAAGGGATTGTAGAGGAACTAGGACTTTTGACGAGTGGGTATTCAAACACAACCTATCAAGCACAGAAGCTTCTTCATGTTTCATGTTGCATTGGAGATTTCCAATCTCTTTCCTGGATAAAGCCGAAGAATTCTTTTTAGCCGAGGCCCTAAGCCAGCAGGTGTAG
- the LOC135595536 gene encoding uncharacterized protein LOC135595536 isoform X2: protein MMESNTQVGDDKDTGWFEVKKKHRTSRKLTIQKATGGSLNNTFSPHYYSSTDDETGNSDSRLQFLPSKLALDCSLKVVAAVDVTPSSKTDHDKVCIDELVVQESESLEVRATDFKVGVTTVEKVSTHETFNNVAKIKWGDLEDVALKLHDSSEYRSAPVKAAGGDSASSNLQELGNSEMESILHLSTHDPLQEGRVMESSAHVEQLPAQILASDIHREPIELTWKEVKEFPSEEIEVGIVNQTDAIHSLNINLDDVVKSTCKTGGDMVSSDMMIGNSPASPVQGVVQTTHREPHLQSKDGVFDTSKLSDTNINASMILDLGNGVTHLKSGVEASVHVPTTTVIESHNELSDGLTVGTGLADGEPGESKERFRQRLWCFLFENLNRAVDELYLLCELECDMEQMDEAILVLEEATSDFRELKCRVGHFENTKASSQSSRDGNPIIVKADHRRPHALSWEVRRMTTSPHRAEILSSSLEAFKKIQLERAAKDTTKDAKNLGAISSSHEVASSLSGVDEVSNARYLHVKKEKQTIVLNNNGMNMDSNKQNTDTNRPGKRHFVQNGRLSPHSLPASASGKCKREPLGPVTEIQKQALKKDKELAENRMEKHIKAVDIVKKQSSYLDKEKDKQKFKTAHWKVMDAWKEKRNWEDILKSPIHSSSRVSYSPGMGRKVVDRARVLHDKLMSPDKKKKSAMDLRREAEEKHARAMRIRNQLESERVQKLQRTSEKLNRVSEWQAVRSSKMREVMFARHQRSEYLHEAYLAKVVKKAGDESSKVNEVRFITSLNEQNKKLMLHQKLHDSEMRRAEKLQVIRTKQKEDIAREEAVLERRKLLEAEKLQRLAETQRKKEEAQVRREEERKASSAAREAKAVEQLRRKEIRARARQEEAELLAQKLAERLRESEQRRKYYLEQIREKASMDFRDQSSPLHRRFNKEGQSRSLGTSTEDNPVSANSESAEKLVNVTHQHSLKRRIKKVRQRLMALKHDFVEPPIGSENGGIGNRASLVAARAKIGKWVQDLQKLRQARKEGAASIGLVIVDMIKFIEGKDVELHASRQSGLLDFISSALPASHTSKPEACQVTVHLLRLLRVLLSLPANRSYFLAQNLLPPIIPMLSASLENYIKAAASSSSGSTNLSSSKTSNENLESVAEIMDGFLWTITMIVGHIQSDDRQLHMQDGLVELIVAYQVIHRLRDLFALYDRPQIEGSPFPSSILLSLTLLSVITSRPGTFSAIDWESCVSKASAICEVQRLKDSENVATGESSSSINNSGDSTSHPTLHQCTEPHMSRFVHLSEEQNILSSGKTLADAPEIIDMESGRETSDTSCRPEIVQSVWQIQEKASSGESHNPVVEEHAKSLPVKKDEKNSSCSVERKGADEHTTRNNSGNRKAVSLKQPLAFLISAISDTGLVSLPSLLTAVLLQANNKLSSEQGSYVLPSNFEEVATGVLKVLNNLASLDIATLQSMLARSDLKVEFFHLMSFLLTHCTNKWKAAYDQVGLLLLESLLLLGYFSLFHSGNQAVLRWGKSPTILQK, encoded by the exons ATGATGGAAAGCAATACACAAGTAGGTGATGACAAGGATACTGGATGGTTCGAGGTGAAGAAG AAACATAGAACTAGCAGAAAGCTTACGATCCAGAAAGCTACTGGAGGATCTTTAAACAACACCTTCTCTCCTCACTATTATTCATCCACCGATGATGAGACTGGGAACTCTGACAGCAGACTACAATTCTTACCATCTAAATTGGCACTTGATTGTTCTTTAAAGGTTGTTGCTGCTGTTGACGTTACCCCTTCATCAAAAACAGACCATGATAAGGTCTGCATTGATGAACTGGTTGTCCAGGAGAGCGAAAGTCTTGAGGTCAGAGCAACAGATTTCAAAGTTGGGGTTACAACAGTCGAGAAAGTGTCCACACATGAAACATTCAACAATGTTGCAAAAATTAAGTGGGGTGATCTTGAAGATGTTGCTTTAAAGTTGCATGACTCTTCTGAATATAGAAGTGCTCCTGTGAAGGCTGCAGGTGGTGATTCTGCCTCTAGTAACTTACAGGAACTTGGAAATTCTGAAATGGAATCAATATTACATCTATCAACCCACGATCCTCTTCAAGAGGGAAGGGTTATGGAGTCCTCTGCACATGTAGAACAACTTCCTGCACAAATTTTAGCTTCAGATATACACAGAGAACCTATTGAATTGACTTGGAAAGAGGTCAAAGAGTTTCCTTCTGAAGAGATAGAGGTGGGGATCGTCAATCAGACTGATGCTATTCATAGTTTGAACATAAACCTTGATGATGTTGTcaaatcaacatgtaaaactggagGTGACATGGTTTCGAGTGATATGATGATTGGAAACTCTCCTGCATCACCTGTTCAAGGAGTTGTCCAAACGACACATCGGGAACCTCACCTTCAGTCCAAGGATGGGGTCTTTGACACATCCAAATTATCAGATACTAACATCAATGCATCCATGATACTTGATCTGGGAAATGGTGTTACACACCTGAAGAGTGGTGTTGAAGCTTCGGTGCATGTTCCAACTACAACTGTCATTGAAAGTCATAATGAGCTTAGTGATGGCTTAACAGTCGGGACGGGTCTTGCTGATGGTGAACCTGGGGAGAGCAAAGAAAGGTTTAGGCAAAGGCTTTGGTGCTTTCTCTTTGAAAACCTGAATAGAGCAGTTGATGAACTTTACCTTCTCTGTGAATTGGAGTGTGATATGGAACAGATGGATGAAGCTATTCTTGTTCTTGAAGAAGCCACATCTGATTTTAGAGAACTGAAATGTAGAGTCGGGCATTTTGAGAACACTAAAGCCTCCTCACAATCATCGAGAGATGGAAATCCAATTATTGTAAAGGCTGATCATCGCCGGCCACATGCATTATCTTGGGAG GTTCGCCGCATGACAACTTCACCTCACAGGGCAGAGATATTATCTTCTTCACTGGAAGCTTTTAAGAAGATTCAACTGGAAAGAGCTGCTAAAGATACAACTAAAGATGCAAAAAACTTGGGTGCTATCAGCTCAAGTCATGAAGTTGCTAGCAGCTTATCTGGAGTAGATGAAGTATCCAATGCTAGATATCTGCatgtaaaaaaagaaaagcagACCATCGTCTTAAATAATAATGGGATGAATATGGATTCAAATAAGCAGAATACAGACACAAATAGGCCAGGCAAAAGACATTTTGTACAAAATGGGCGCTTGTCTCCACATAGCTTGCCTGCTTCTGCATCTGGCAAGTGTAAGAGAGAACCTTTGGGACCTGTTACTGAAATTCAAAAGCAGGCACTTAAGAAGGATAAAGAACTAGCTGAAAATAGGATGGAGAAACATATAAAGGCTGTAGATATTGTTAAAAAGCAGAGTTCTTATCTTGACAAAGAGAAAGACAAGCAGAAATTCAAAACAGCTCATTGGAAGGTGATGGATGCTTGGAAAGAAAAGCGAAACTGGGAGGATATTCTCAAATCTCCAATTCACAGTTCTTCCAGAGTCTCATATTCACCAGGTATGGGCAGAAAAGTTGTGGATCGTGCTCGAGTGTTGCATGATAAACTAATGTCTcccgataaaaagaaaaagagtgcCATGGATttaagaagagaagcagaagaaaagCATGCAAGAGCAATGAGGATTAGGAATCAACTAGAAAGCGAACGAGTGCAGAAGCTGCAGCGCACTTCAGAGAAGTTAAACCGTGTCAGTGAGTGGCAAGCTGTTCGTAGCTCTAAAATGAGAGAAGTTATGTTTGCACGCCATCAGCGTAGTGAATATCTCCATGAGGCATACCTGGCTAAGGTTGTAAAGAAAGCTGGTGATGAAAGCAGCAAGGTTAATGAGGTTCGCTTTATTACTTCATTAAATGAACAGAATAAAAAGCTGATGCTGCACCAGAAGCTTCATGACTCAGAAATGAGGAGAGCTGAAAAATTACAGGTAATCAGAACAAAACAAAAGGAGGACATAGCGAGAGAAGAAGCTGTGCTGGAACGTCGGAAGCTCCTTGAAGCTGAAAAGTTGCAGCGGCTTGCTGAGACACAGCGGAAGAAGGAAGAAGCTCAAGTTAGAAGAGAAGAGGAACGCAAGGCATCAAGTGCAGCAAGGGAGGCCAAGGCTGTGGAACAACTTCGGAGAAAGGAAATCAGAGCGAGAGCTCGACAAGAAGAGGCAGAACTCCTAGCTCAGAAGCTGGCTGAAAGACTCCGTGAAAGTGAACAGCGTCGAAAATATTACCTGGAGCAAATACGAGAGAAAGCTTCAATGGATTTTCGGGACCAGTCTTCCCCTCTACATCGCCGTTTTAACAAAGAAGGTCAAAGTAGATCACTCGGAACCAGTACTGAAGACAATCCAGTGTCAGCCAATTCAGAATCTGCTGAAAAGTTAGTCAATGTCACTCACCAGCATTCTTTGAAACGAAGAATTAAGAAAGTACGCCAGAGACTTATGGCGCTTAAGCATGACTTTGTTGAGCCTCCTATTGGCAGTGAAAATGGAGGAATAGGGAATAGAGCTTCCTTGGTTGCTGCTAGAGCAAAAATTGGAAAGTGGGTTCAGGACCTTCAAAAGCTTCGCCAGGCCCGAAAGGAAGGGGCTGCAAGCATAGGATTAGTTATTGTTGACATGATAAAG tTTATTGAGGGAAAGGATGTGGAGCTACATGCATCCCGTCAGTCTGGTTTGCTTGACTTCATATCCTCTGCCTTACCGGCTTCCCATACTTCGAAGCCAGAAGCATGTCAAGTGACAGTACACCTTTTACGACTACTGCGAGTATTACTGTCACTTCCAGCAAATCGGAGTTATTTTCTTGCACAAAATCTTTTGCCTCCCATAATCCCTATGCTGTCTGCATCACTTGAGAATTATATCAAGGCTGCAGCATCTTCCAGTTCTGGAAGCACAAACCTTTCATCAAGCAAAACATCCAATGAGAATTTGGAATCAGTTGCCGAAATCATGGATGGCTTCTTATGGACTATAACCATGATTGTGGGCCATATACAATCTGATGATCGCCAACTCCATATGCAGGATGGTTTGGTGGAGCTGATAGTAGCTTATCAAGTTATTCATCGTCTTCGTGATCTGTTTGCCCTCTATGATAGGCCGCAGATAGAAGGATCTCCATTTCCAtcatcaattctcttaagtttgacCCTTTTGTCAGTCATAACATCAAGACCTGGTACATTTTCTGCCATTGATTGGGAATCTTGTGTATCTAAAGCATCAGCAATTTGTGAAGTTCAAAGGTTAAAAGATTCTGAAAATGTGGCTACAGGAGAGTCCTCTAGCTCCATTAATAATTCTGGAGATAGCACATCACATCCAACTTTGCACCAGTGTACTGAACCACATATGAGCAGATTTGTTCACTTATCTGAGGAACAGAATATACTTTCAAGCGGAAAAACTCTAGCAGATGCACCAGAAATTATAGATATGGAATCTGGAAGAGAGACCTCTGATACTTCATGTCGTCCAGAAATTGTTCAATCTGTGTGGCAGATACAAGAGAAAGCTTCATCAGGTGAATCCCATAACCCTGTAGTAGAAGAGCATGCAAAATCATTGCCAGTGAAGAAGGATGAAAAGAACTCCAGTTGTTCTGTGGAGAGAAAAGGAGCTGATGAGCACACCACTCGTAATAATTCTGGTAACAGGAAGGCGGTCAGCTTGAAGCAGCCCCTAGCATTTCTTATCTCTGCTATTTCTGATACTGGCCTTGTTAGTCTTCCATCACTCTTAACAGCTGTGCTACTTCAGGCGAACAACAAATTGTCATCCGAGCAG GGATCGTATGTCCTTCCATCGAATTTTGAAGAAGTAGCTACTGGTGTATTGAAAGTTTTGAATAATTTGGCAAGCTTGGATATTGCTACTCTGCAAAGTATGCtg GCTAGATCAGATCTAAAAGTCGAATTTTTTCACTTGATGAGTTTTCTTCTGACCCATTGCACGAACAAGTGGAAAGCAGCTTATGATCAG GTCGGTCTACTTCTCCTGGAGTCGTTGTTGCTTCTtggttatttttctttatttcattctGGGAATCAAGCAGTTCTCAGATGGGGAAAGAGTCCAACCATACTGCAGAAG TGA
- the LOC104000686 gene encoding uncharacterized protein LOC104000686, whose protein sequence is MADWGPVFMAVILFVLLTPGLVFQAPGKSRLIEFGNLQTSGISIVVHSIIYFALVAVFLLAVHVHMYIGH, encoded by the coding sequence atggcAGACTGGGGGCCAGTGTTCATGGCAGTGATACTGTTCGTTCTTCTCACGCCGGGCCTCGTGTTCCAGGCCCCCGGCAAGAGCCGCTTGATCGAGTTCGGCAACTTGCAGACCAGCGGCATCTCCATCGTGGTCCACTCCATCATCTACTTCGCTCTGGTTGCTGTCTTCCTCCTCGCCGTTCATGTCCATATGTACATTGGACACTGA